One genomic window of Denticeps clupeoides chromosome 14, fDenClu1.1, whole genome shotgun sequence includes the following:
- the LOC114763482 gene encoding protein FAM177A1-like, with protein MADISLYLTNVSVAVGHNMDVEKSPSTGKDFECVELGEMGKASPKEKPPRRVIHFSSGETMEEYSTDEEDDEAEKEPEKKDLLSPVDASKLTWGPYVWFQMWRAAVSTVSACDYLGERMASLFGITSAKYQYAIDEYYRIKKEKEEADEDSRLSEEAERYFEDQECQFAQEPQTDQPEGASPQVDVKTTMTKAADVTESTT; from the exons ATGGCCGATATATCACTGTACCTCACAAATGTAAGTGTGGCTGTGGGGCACAACATGGACGTGGAGAAG AGTCCATCCACGGGGAAAGATTTTGAATGTGTGGAGCTCGGCGAAATGGGGAAAGCGTCGCCGAAGGAGAAGCCCCCACGCAGGGTCATCCACTTCTCCAGCGGGGAGACCATGGAGGAGTACAGCACCGACGAGGAAGACGATGAGGCCGAGAAGGAGCCGGAGAAGAAGGACCTCCTTTCCCCCGTCGACGCC TCCAAGTTGACCTGGGGGCCGTATGTCTGGTTTCAGATGTGGAGAGCTGCAGTCTCCACTGTCTCGG CGTGTGATTACTTGGGCGAGAGGATGGCGTCACTCTTCGGCATCACTTCGGCCAAGTACCAGTACGCCATCGACGAGTACTACCGGATAAAAAAAGAG AAGGAAGAAGCAGATGAGGACAGCCGCCTGTCTGAAGAGGCTGAACGATACTTTGAGGATCAGGAGTGCCAGTTCGCGCAGGAACCTCAAACGGACCAACCAGAAGGAGCTTCGCCACAGGTTGACGTCAAGACCACAATGACCAAAGCAGCCGATGTTACTGAATCTACCACTTAG